ATTTATTCCAAGAGGTACAGGCCAGCCGCCTACAGAGTAGGAGCCGTTTATGCCGAAAGAAGTGAGAGCTATCCCGGCCGTCGCAAGCGTTATCAGGTTAGCAAGGATATCGGCTGTAATGTTGCGTGTATCCCTGCTTTTTACGGCGGCATTTAAAGCCGCTATGATAAAAGCTCCACCTAAAGGCAGGAGAATCAGGTATATATATCTTTCCATACTTTATCCTTTCAATTTCCTTATTTTTGTAATGTCAAATGTGCCGTAGCGTTCATATATCCTGACGCATACCGCCACCATCAGCGCTGTTACGGCCAGGCCTATCACTATAGCGGTCAGGACTATCGCCTGAGGCATAGGATCAACGCTGTTCAGGGCGAATTTGTTCACGTCCATGGTCTTATCAAGAATCGGCGCGATGCCGTTTTTCCGGTAACCGATGAGTATTATAAAAAGGTTGACCGC
This portion of the Candidatus Omnitrophota bacterium genome encodes:
- a CDS encoding cation:proton antiporter (subunit C of antiporter complex involved in resistance to high concentrations of Na+, K+, Li+ and/or alkali); the protein is MIYTACIALFVVGLYGICCKKNLIKIVLGFIIMDYAVNLFIILIGYRKNGIAPILDKTMDVNKFALNSVDPMPQAIVLTAIVIGLAVTALMVAVCVRIYERYGTFDITKIRKLKG